The DNA window TCAGGCACTGCACGGCGAACAGCTGGCGCAACTGTCCCGCAACACGCTGATGAGTCACGCCTGCGGCGTAGGGGAACCGCTGAGCGATGAGCAGACCCGCGCCATTATCTGCTGCGCCATCGTCAACTATTGCCAGGGTAAGTCCGGCATTCAACGCCCGGTCGTAGAAGCGCTGCTGGCACTGCTTAACCGGGGGATAACCCCGCGGGTGCCGTCGCAAGGGTCGGTCGGCTATCTGACCCATATGGCACACGTCGGCGTCGCGCTGCTCGGTCTGGGCGAAGTCAGCTACCGTGGCCAACTCGTCTCCGCAGCCCAGGCTTTGGCGGAGGAAGGCATTGTGCCGCCACAGTTGGGCGCCAAAGATGGTCTGTGCCTGGTCAACGGCACGCCGTGCATGACGGGATTGAGCTGCCTGGCGCTGGCCGATGCCTGGCGGTTGGCCCGCTGGGCGGACGTGCTCGCGGCGATGAGCTTTGAAGCGCTGGGTGGACAGATCGCCGCCTTCGACAGCGAAATCCTGGCACTGAAACCGCACCCGGGTATGCAACGGGTTGGCAGTAATTTGCGGATGTTATTGAACGGCAGCGAGATGATTGCCGCCAGCAAGGGCATTCGTACCCAGGATGCGCTGAGCATCCGTTCAATCCCGCAGGTGCACGGTGCCTGCCGCGATCAAATTGCTCATGCAGAACGGCAGATTGAAATCGAGCTGAACGGCAATAGCGATAATCCCCTGCTGCTCGGTACGCCAGACAACTATAGAGTGATGTCACAGGCCAACCCACACGGCGAGTCTGTGGCCATGGCCGCCGATCTGCTGGCGATTGCCATCGCCGAACTGGGTGGTATCGCAGAACGGCGCATTGATCGGCTGATTAACCCACTGGTCAGTGGCTTACCGGCATTTCTGGTCAGCGAGCCCGGGGTGAACTCAGGCATGATGATCGCTCAATACGTGGCGGCATCGCTGTGTGCGGAGAACCGCCAACTGGCACAGCCTTGCGTGGTGGATAATTATGTGACCTCGGCGCTGCAGGAAGATCACCTCAGCCTGGGCACCGGGGCGGCGCTAAGGCTGCATAAGGCGCTGGCCAACGTTAACCAGATCCTGGCGATTGAATACCTGCTGGCGGCACAGGCCTTTGAGTTCCTGCAGCAGCACCGTTTCGGTGACGGCACCCAACGTGCCTGGCAACGGCTGCGGCAAACAGTGGCCCCTTATCATCAGGACCGCTGGCTGGCACCGGATATCGCCAGCAGCGCCGCACTGTTACAGGATGAACAGGCGCTGGCGGAGATCGCCCCGACGCTGCTGTAATCCCCGCCCCCGCCTTCTGGGCGGGGGCATCGTGCTTAGCGCTGGGCCAACGCCTGACGGATATCCGCCTGCAGATCGTCAGGATCTTCGAGTCCGGCAGACAGCCGCACCAAACCATCGCTGATATGGTGTCGCTGCCGCTCCTCGGCGCTGTAGGCCGAGTGAGTCATACTGGCGGGATGCTGGGCCAGAGACTCGCAATCCCCCAGGCTGACCGCACGCAAGATTAGGTTCAACCCATTGAGGAAGCGGATCCCCGCCGCCATGCCGCCTTTCAATTCAAAGGCCAGCATGCCGCCCGGTCGCGCCATTTGCCGCTGCGCCAATGCATACTGCGGGAAATCCTCCAGACCGGGATAATAAACCCGTTCCACCGCCGAATGCTGCGCCAGCATTTCCGCCAGGCGTTGAGCGTTGTCGCAGTGGCGTTCCATACGCAACGGCAAGGTTTTCAGCCCACGCAGCAACAGTGCGGCATCCTGCGCCGACAGCACCGCCCCGTTCATGTCTTTCAGCCCGACCAAACGAATGTCCTGCGCCAGATCCTGACGCGTCACCGCCAGACCGGCCAGTAAATCACCGTGTCCACCGATGTATTTGGTGGCGGAATGCACCACAATGTCCGCCCCCAACTCCAGCGGCCGTTGCAGATACGGCGTGCAATAGGTGTTATCCACCAACAGCAGCGCCCCCTGACGGTGGGCAATCTCGGCCACTGCGGCAATATCGACCAGGCGCATATTCGGGTTAGCCGGCGTTTCGCAATACACCAGCCGGGTACGCGGGCCTATCGCCGCCGCCAACCGCTCCGGCCGGGTCAGGTCAACGTGGGTGATTTTCACGCCGTAGCGCGCCAGCCCATGATGAAAATAGCTGAAGGTGCAGCCATAAATGGTTTCATCGACGATCAGCTCATCCCCTGGACTGAGTAGCGTCCAGCAGCAGGCGGTAATCGCGCCCATGCCGGAGGCAAAGGCCACCGCCGCCTCCCCGCCCTCCAGATCGGCAATTCGCTGTTCCAGCAGGTTGACCGTCGGATTGGCAATACGCGAATAAAAATAGCCTGGCTCAGTGCCGTCAAAACAGGCACCACCGTATTCCGCCGTCGGGAAGGTAAAGGTCGAACTCATAAACACCGGTGGGCAGAGCGCTCCCAGATATTGCTGGGGATCGTAGCCATGGTGGATCGCACGTGTGGCAAAACCGTGCCTAAATGTGACAGACATGACAACTCCTTTCCTGAGTGAGTGAAAGCAATTCCAATGATTTCGCTTAAACGTCCGGCGGTAACGCGCTGCTGCGTACCCGCTGGCCGATGATCTGCAGGGTGCGAAGTACCAGCATCAGACCCAGTAAGGTATCCGGCTGACGTAACAGGGCAAACAGCGAGCGAAAATTAGCGGACGACGGATCTGACTGCAGCTCGGTATGCGCCATCTTCAACGCCATTCCCCCCTTCCCAGCCTGCCGCCACCAGGCCTTCAAACACGCCGGCCAACTTTTCCACAAGTGCGTTATCGGCGATATCCACCAGGTCCGACAGCAGTGACAATAAATCGACCACGTTATCGAGCCGCCCACCGGCCAGCAGTGGCTGCAGCTTGTCCAGCAAGGGTGCCAGGGATGCTTGTTCAGATGCGTTCATAAGCCCTCCGTTAAATCAGCCCGCGTACCGTTGCCCAATACAGCCCGCGATTAAAGCCGTTGCGCAGCATGCCGCCTACTTTGGTTGACGGCGTCGGCAGCACATCGTGGCGATAGTCGTAAACCAGTGGCATACCGGCCTGTAGCCCCATTTGAGCGATCGCCTGCACCTTGCCGTCATAGTGGCTGACGGTCTGGCCCAGCCGCAGTTCAGCCACGATATTGTCGGCGATCACCGGCGCCTGATTGTGGCAAGAGCCACCGGCCTTGCTGACCGGCAGATCCACCGTATCGCCGATGACATAAACCCCCTGTTGACCATAAACCTGTAATGTCTGGTGGTCGGTCGGCAGCCACCCTTCGCCATTATTACCCTCGCTGAGGTCGGTATTGCGCACCGCTTCTACGGCGCGGATCGGCGGCGTGGCCATCAGAATATCGAACGGCTGTTCTTCTCCCTCGGCGGAGTAAGCGACTTTCTGCTGTGCGTCCACCCGGCTGAGAGTAAAGCCACGCTGATGACGGATATCACGCGCTGCGAAGATACCGGGCAAGGCTTCGGCGGTCGGGCGTTGCAAAAACAGGCAGTTACGCAGCAACTGCGAGACGCTGGGATAGGTATAAACAATTTCGATTGCCTTACGCACCCCGCGTCGACGCAGGTAATCATCGAGCATCAGCGTGGTTTCTATCGGGGCAATGCCGCACTGATGCGGCACGTTAGGCGTTTCGGGGAAGGAGACGGTAATAAAGATTCGGCCTTTCTCAATCGTTGCCAGCTTTTGCGCCAGCTGTCGGGCGGCCTGATATTGATAGAAATGATCGCCCGCCTGCGCCAGCCCGTCGATACGATCCGGCCAGGGTACACAGCCAGTGGCAAACACCAGAAAATCATAGGAGTATTGTTTACCACTTTGGCAGTGAATGACCCTTTGGGATAAATCAAAACGCTCGGCTTTATCGACAATAAATTTTATTTCCGGGCGCAGCAGACTTTGTTGAGAACGGGTCAACTCCTGCTTAAAAAAAGCGTTGAAGGCCACGTACATAAAAGCGGGTTTATAATAATGAACCGGAGAGTCCGAAAGCATTAATAACTCAACTTTATTATTCAATATCTCCCGGTGTAATTTCGCCGCCAGTAAATTGGCCAATATAGTCCCGCCAGTGCCACCACCGACAATCACAATCCTGTTTCGCATCAAACCCTCGCCCAGCCGGCCTGCGGGTCGGCAGCCATGTTATGGGAAACGAACTGAGGCAGGACGACGGAGGATAAACACTCTGCCCTACTGGCAGTCTAGTAACTAAAAGATATAAAGCAATTTAAAAAGGAATTTATGAATAGGAATTTTATTATTATAATTAAATTATAGGCTTAAAAACCACAAAAAATAAATTAATAACTCACTAATAAATAACACACTATAACTGACTGTAATTATAGTTAAGTGAATAACACCTATAAAAAAACCCGCCGCAGCGGGTTTTTATTTAACAACGAATCAAACCGTTATTACTGACCTTTAACTTCTTTCAGGCCATTGAAAGGTGCGCGTGAACCCAGCGCTTCTTCGATACGGATCAGTTGGTTGTATTTGGCAACGCGGTCAGAACGGCTCATGGAACCGGTTTTGATCTGGCCAGCCGCAGTACCTACCGCGAGGTCTGCGATAGTTGCGTCTTCGGTTTCACCTGAACGGTGAGAGATCACCGCGGTGTAGCCTGCGTCTTTCGCCATCTTGATAGCAGCCAGAGTTTCGGTCAGAGAACCGATCTGGTTGAATTTGATCAGGATGGAGTTAGCGATGCCTTTCTCGATGCCTTCTTTCAGGATCTTGGTGTTGGTAACGAACAGGTCGTCGCCCACCAGCTGGATTTTGTCGCCCAGCACTTTGGTCTGGTATGCGAAACCATCCCAGTCAGATTCGTCCAGGCCATCTTCGATGGACACGATTGGGTACTGTTTGGTCAGGTCTTCCAGGAAGTGAGTGAACTCTTCGGAAGTGAAGGCTTTGTTGCCTTCGCCGGCCAGTACGTATTTACCGTCTTTGTAGAACTCGGAAGCCGCACAGTCCATTGCCAGGGTCACGTCTTTGCCCAGCTCGTAGCCTGCTGCTTTTACCGCTTCAGCGATAACCGCCAGCGCTTCAGCGTTGGAACCCAGGTTTGGTGCGTAACCGCCTTCATCACCGACAGCCGTGTTCAGGCCTTTGGCCTTCAGCACTTTGGCCAGGTGATGGAAAACTTCAGAACCGATGCGAACGGCTTCTTTCAGGGATTTAGCGCCAACCGGCTGAATCATAAATTCCTGAATATCGACGTTGTTGTCAGCGTGCTCGCCGCCGTTGATGATGTTCATCATAGGCAGTGGCATAGAGAATTTGCCTGGGGTGCCGTTCAGCTCAGCGATGTGCTCGTACAGCGGCATGCCTTTGGAAGCCGCAGCCGCTTTGGCAGCAGCCAGAGAAACCGCCAGAATGGCGTTAGCGCCGAACTGGGATTTGTTTTCGGTGCCGTCCAGGTCGATCATGATCTTGTCGATGTTAGCCTGGTCTTTGGCATCTTTACCCAGTACTGCCTGAGCAATCGGGCCATTTACTGCAGCAACGGCTTTCAGTACGCCTTTACCCAGGAAACGAGACTTGTCACCGTCACGCAGTTCCAGTGCTTCACGGGAACCGGTAGAAGCACCTGACGGCGCAGCAGCCAGACCTACGAAACCGCCTTCCAGATGCACTTCGGCTTCAACAGTCGGGTTACCGCGGGAGTCGATGATTTCACGACCGATGACTTTAACGATTTTGGACATTAGGTTTTCCTCAGTACAAGTTAAACTAAAACTCCAGACAAACAGCGCGCGGTTCTCACCGCGCGCCGCCTACCAAATATTTTATTTCACCTGGCGCTTCTGATACTCACCAGCGGCCTTCACAAAGCCGGCGAACAACGGATGACCATCACGCGGCGTCGAAGTAAATTCCGGGTGGAACTGACAAGCTACAAACCACGGGTGATTCGGCAGTTCGATAATCTCAACCAGCTTGTTGTCTGCGGAACGGCCGGCAACCAACAGCCCGGCGGCTTCGATCTGCTTCAACAGCATGTTGTTAACTTCATAACGGTGACGATGACGTTCAACAATGGTCGGTTCGCCGTACATCTGACGCACCAGGCTATTGTCGGTCAGGTGGCATTGCTGGCCACCGACACGCATCGTGCCACCCAAATCGCTTTCTTCAGTACGCACTTCGACGTTGCCGTCTTCGTCGCGCCACTCGGTGATCAACGCCACCACCGGGTACTTACAGTCTGGCACAAACTCGGTAGAGTTGGCGTTCTCCATACCCACCACGTTGCGGGCGAACTCCATCAGTGCCACCTGCATCCCCAGGCAGATGCCCAGGTAAGGGATGTTATTTTCACGCGCGTAACGCGCGGTCATCACCTTGCCTTCCACACCACGGTAACCGAAGCCGCCCGGGATCAGGATAGCATCCAGACCTTTCAGCACTTCTACACCGCGGGTTTCCACATCCTGCGAGTCGATCAGCTTGATGTTCACGGTCAGACGATTTTTCAGGCCGCCGTGTTTCAAAGCTTCAATTACCGACTTATAGGCATCCGGCAGTTCGACATATTTGCCGACCATACCTATGGTCACTTCGCCGCCCGGATTGGCTTCTTCGTAAATCACCTGCTCCCATTCGGCCAGGTTGGCTTCCGGCGCATTGAGGCTGAATCGTTTACAAATATAATCATCAAGCCCCTGAGATTTCAAGAGGCCTGGGATTTTATAAATAGAATCAACGTCTTTGAGGGAGATAACCGCTTTTTCCGGCACGTTACAGAAAAGTGCGATTTTTGCACGTTCGTTAGCAGGAACGGCGCGATCAGAACGGCAAATCAGCACATCAGGCTGAATACCGATGGAAAGCAGCTCTTTTACGGAATGCTGGGTAGGTTTGGTTTTCACTTCACCGGCAGCGGCCAGGTACGGCACCAGCGTCAGATGCATGTACAGGGTGTGCTCACGGCCCACTTCCACGGCCATCTGACGAATGGCTTCCAGGAACGGCAGCGATTCGATATCGCCCACGGTACCGCCAACTTCCACCAATACCACGTCGTGACCTTCGCCACCTTCGAGGATACGCTCTTTGATCGCGTTGGTGATGTGCGGAATAACCTGTACGGTTGCGCCCAGATAGTCGCCACGGCGTTCTTTACGCAGAACGTCGGAGTAGATACGACCGGTGGTGAAGTTGTTGCGACGCGACATTTTGGTACGGATGTAGCGCTCGTAGTGACCCAAATCCAGATCGGTTTCTGCGCCGTCTTCGGTGACGAAAACTTCCCCATGCTGAATCGGGCTCATGGTGCCCGGATCCACGTTGATGTACGGGTCCAGTTTCATGATGGTAACGTTGAGGCCACGGGCTTCAAGTATAGCCGCCAGAGAGGCTGCGGCAATGCCTTTACCCAGAGAGGATACGACCCCGCCGGTCACAAAAATATAATTAGTTGTCATGCTGAACCTGAGAGTTTAGGTTTAAAGACGATGGAAGAACCAAGACGGGAAAGTAGTATACCCGAACCTCTTCAGACCTACAAACGATCGTTTTACTGTCCATCATCTCTTTTCCCCTCGGGAGTTCATCCGGGTTTACTCTTTCGGCCCGCTAGAAACGCTCTTTTTAAAACAATGAGTTAGCACAGAAAAATTCAATTTACCGCCCTTTCGAGATAATAAAACGCCTTAGAATTCAGTTTGTTGGCGTTTTACTGTCGGCGGACCACAGTTCAGCAAACCATGACCCTGAGCTTAACCGTTTCAGCTTGCGTAAATCTTGTCGCCGATCAACATTGCGATAATCATAGGACAGCACTGCTGCTGATTAGTTTTCCTGGCGTTTAACCTGTTGCCACGCCTCTTCCATCTGCTCCAGCGTGGCTTCGCCCATCTGTAACCCGCGCTGTTTGACAATCTCTTCCACCTGACGGAAACGGCGTTCGAACTTCCGATTGGCGGCCTGTAGCGCGTTTTCTGCCTTGTGGCCCAAATGACGCGATAAATTCACCGTGGCGAACAGCAAATCGCCGATTTCCTCTTCCAACTTCTGTTCGTCGACTACCGCCTGCCGCGCTTCATGCATCACTTCGTCGATCTCTTCGTACACCTTGTCCAGCACCGGCCCCAGGGTATGCCAGTCGAAACCGACCGAGGCACAGCGTTTTTGGATTTTATGCGCCTTCATCAACGCCGGCAGCGCCTGCGGAATATCATCCAACGCCGAATGCAGCTCTTTCTCGGCGCGTTCACCGGCCTTCAGTTGCTCCCAGCGAGCCGCAACGGCCTCACTGTCTGCTGCATCGGCTTCGCCAAAGATATGCGGATGACGGCGTTCCAGCTTGTCGCTGATGGCATTACATACCTCGTCGAAATCAAACAGCCCCTGCTCCTGGCCCATTTGAGCGTAAAACACCACCTGGAACAGCAGGTCACCCAGTTCGTCACGAAGATCGCCGTAGTCCTGACGCTCTATGGCATCCAGCACCTCATAGGTTTCTTCCAGCGTGTAAGGGGCGATAGTGGCAAAGGTCTGCTTGCGGTCCCACGGGCAACCGGCCTGCGGATCGCGCAGCGTTTTCATGATGTTCAGCAAGCGTTGTAACGGAGTCGATGAGGTCATATTTGAATCTCTGAAGATAGGCAAGATAATGATATTTAACGATCTGAAGAAGCGCCAAACCCAATAATCAAAGAATGCCATAAAGTACGCCAGAGATCCCATTCGGCTTAACGATCCCTGCGTTGGCCCGGTATTGCGCGCCAACGTTAAGCTATACTCCCCCCACTCTGTCTGTGACAGACCACGGTCGGCACCCGCCGGCCGTTTCTTTTCGAGGAAAATACTTTGATCAAATTACCACAGCACCGCAAACACCTCACCCGGGGTGAAGTCGGGCGTCTGCTGCTGCAAGCCGCCGCCGGCCGGGCGCCCGAGCGTGACACCTGCCTGATTTGGATGGGCTTCATTCATGGTTGTCGCGTCAGCGAACTCACCGGGCTGCGCCTCGCCGACCTCGACATGGACGACGGCTGCCTTTACATCAGCCGCCTTAAAAACGGCCTGTCCACCACCCACCCGCTGGAAACCACCGAAAAACGCCTGTTGCAGCGCTGGCTGAAAAAACGCCAATCCTGCCGCAATCTGGACGACCAGGACTGGCTGTTTCTGTCACAAAAGGGCTATCGTCTGTCGCGCCAGCGTATCTTTCGTATGTTGCGTGAGTATGGCCGTCGGGCCGGGCTGGAGGTCGAGGCGCACCCGCACATGTTGCGTCATGCCTGTGGCTATGCGCTGGCGGATAACGGCGCGGATACGCGGGTAATTCAGGATTATCTGGGGCATCGCAACATTCAACACACGGTGCTGTACACCGCCGCCAATGCCGGGCGATTCAGGGACTTATGGGAGGAAAAACGCCAAAAAAATGTAACACTTTGAGCCAAACTGACACATAAACTAAGAATTACCCGAAAAGAAGTCAATACCGCCGTCGTATTTTTTTCATCCCCCGAATAAACATCACATTATCAGTAAGATATATCCCACTCCGTTTGCCCGTTCCTTTCCTGATAAAAACCCGGTTTCGCTCACTGCCCTGTTTGTTTTTTGCCCACCCCGTTCAATGGTTACTATTCACCCAGATATAGACTCGTTAAAAACACCGTCCATGGTGTTATCTCCTGACAATACCTCTGTTTAGCCTGCCTTTCAGAACAATATGTAAAAAGTAACACTTTGGCTCAAAATGTTACCTTTTTTTCCAACGGGAAACCCGCCGAGCCAGACCAAAAGGAACAACCTTTTCAAAGGGTTAATGGACATCCATGTGTGGAACACATATTGAAAGGAATTTATCGATGAAAAAAACATTATTAGCCACTTCCCTGTTCGCCTCCTCGCTGTTTGCCGCCACGGCCATGGCCGCCACCGTCCCCGGCGGCACGCTCAACTTTGTCGGCACCGTCGTTGACGCCGCCTGTGCGGTGAGCGCCGGGCAGGGCGGCACCAACTCCACGGTTCAGATGGGCCAGGTTACCCTGCGTTCGATGGGCACCTCCACCGCATCCAGCGCCACCCCGCCGGTCATCACCACCACCTATGTCGCCGGTACCCGTGCCAATATCACCCAGCCGTTTAAAATCACGCTGACGGCCTGTGACACCACCACGCAAAAGAATGCCGCCATTACCTTTAAAGGCACCCCGTCGGTCGGCGACACCAAGGTGCTGTCGGTCAGCAGCGGCGCCGGCTCGGCTCAGGGCATCGGCCTGCAGATTTATGGGGCAGACGGTACGGCCATTGACCTGGGCGCAGCGTCCACCGCCATTGCGCTGAACGCGGGTGAGAACAGCCTGGACTTCTCCGCCGACTACATCACTACCAGCACCACGCCGAAGGCCGGTCAGGCAAACGCCACCGCCACCTTCACCATCACCTATTCCTGAGTCTGACATCGCCCCCCGCCGCTCACCGGTGAGGGGGCTTTTCTTATGGCAAGCCACACATCAACAGAGAGGACGTGAATGACAACCACAGGATGGTGCAAGAGGGTCATGGGTAAAAGGGTCATGTGCGGGCTGTTGCTGGGCCTGCTCTCATGTGGCGCACAGGCCGGTGGCGTGGCACTGGGGGCCACCCGGGTGGTTTACCCGGCGGACGACAAGCAGGTTTCGCTGTCAGTCGTCAACACCGACAGCCAGGCGGTCTACCTGCTGCAGTCCTGGCTGGAAGACGCGGCCGGCAACAAGACGCAACACCTGCTGGTGACCCCGCCGCTGGTGCTGATTAACCCGAACCAGGAAAACACCCTGCGCATTGTGTCCACCGGCGCACCGCTGGCCCACCGACCGGGAAAGCCTGTTTTGGGTCAACGTGAAATCGGTGCCTTCGGTAGACAAAAACCAGCAGGACAACGTGCTGCAACTGGCGATAGTCAACCGCATCAAACTGTTCTGGGCGCCCGAAGGGGTTGGCGGTCAAGGCGGCAGACGCCCCCGCGCAGCTGCGTTTTCGCTGGCAGGGCAAGACGTTGCACATCAGCAACCCCACGCCGTATTACCAGACCCTGGTCGACCTGCAGGCCGGCAACGACACACTGGCGAACGCCATGGTGCCGCCCCTGGGCAGCCTGCAGGTGGAGACCCGCACGCCCTCCGGCAGCGAGGTGCGTTTCAGCACCCTGAATGACTACGGCGCCACCACCGCACCCCAGCGCGGCATTCTGCAGTAATACCTCAGGGTATCCGCGCGACAGCGCACGCATTTTTTGCCGGTGAACCTCACCGGCGGCACAGGGAAGCCATAAACACACAGGGACAAGCCCCATGACAAGACGCAAGAAGCGACATGCCTTGTTGACCGGTCTGCTGCTGACGGCAGGCACGACCCAGGCGGGGTACTATTTTGACCCGGCCTTTTTGAGCGAGGACCCACAGACGGTGGCCGATTTATCGGCGTTTGAGCAGGGGCTGACGGCGCCACCGGGCACCTACCGGGTGGACGTCTTCCTCAATGGGCAGTTACAGGGCAACCGTCCTCTGCGGTTTATCGCCGGCCGCGACAAGAGGCTGCAGGCCTGCCTGACGCCGGGCGAACTGGACAAGCTGGGGGTGCGGACCTCGGCCTTTCCCGCCCTGAGCGCGCAACCGCCCGACGCCTGTATCCCGCTGGCGCAGGTCATTCCGCAGGCCGAGAGCCGGGCGGACATCAGTCGCCAGCGGCTGGACATCCGTCTCCCGCAGGCGGCGCTGCTGCGCGATGCGCGCGGCTATATCCCCCCGACCCAGTGGGACAACGGCATTCCCGCCGCCCTGTTCAATTACAACCTCAGCGGCGGCAACCAGCTCAACAGCGACGGCGGGGGCAACAACAGCGGCAACTATTACGCCAACCTGCGCAGCGGCATCAATCTGGGTGCCTGGCGCTTGCGCGACTACTCGGCGTGGAACTACAGCCAACAGCAGGGCACCCGCTGGAGCCATATCAGCACCACGCTCTCGCGGGCGGTGATTGCACTGCGCAGCGAGCTGACGGTGGGCGATGGCACCACCCCATCCGATGTCTTCGACAGCCTGCCGTTCCGCGGCCTGCAGCTGGCGTCGGACGACGGCATGCTGCCGGACAGCCTGCGCGGCTTTGCCCCGGTGGTGCGGGGCATTGCCCAAAGCAATGCCCGGGTGAGCGTGCGCCAGAACGGCTATGAAATTTACCAGAGCTACGTGCCGCCGGGCGCCTTTGTGATTGATGACCTGTACCCCACCTCGTCGAGCGGCGACCTGGTGGTGGTAGTGACCGAAGCCGACGGCAGTGAAAACCGCTACAGCGTGCCCTATTCCTCGGTGCCCCTGCTGCAACGTGAAGGGCGGCTGCGCTATGCCCTGACCGCCGGCAAATTTCGCAGCAGCGGTGACAACCAGCGTCAGGACAGCTTCGGCCAGTTGATGGGGCTGTGGGGCTTGCCTTACGGCATCACGCTGTACGGCGGCAGCCAGCTGGCGGCCAAATACCAGTCCGCCGCGCTGGGGGTGGGGAAAAACCTGGGCGACTGGGGCGCGCTGTCGTTTGACATCACCCAGGCCAACAGCACCCTGCAGGACGACAGCAAACGCCAGGGACAGTCACTGCGCTTTTTGTACGCCAAGGCGCTCAATAACTGGGGCACCAACCTGCAACTGATTGGCTACCGCTACTCCACCGCCGGCTTTTTGACGCTGGACGAGGCGGCACAGTCCCTGAGCGGCTGGAATGCCGAGCAGCTCCATTACAACAAGCGCGGCAAATGGCAGGCCAACCTGTCACAGCAGGTCGGTGACGGCTCGCTGTTTATCACCGGCAGCCAGCAGAGTTACTGGCATACCGACCGCACCGACCGGCTGCTGCAAATGGGTTACAGCGGCAGCCTGCAGGACATCAGCTACAGCCTGGCCTGGAACTATAACCAGAGCCGCTGGGGGGCCGGGGCGGGGGAACAGCTGTTCTCGCTGAACCTGTCGCTGCCGCTCGGGCGCTGGCTGTCGGGCAACGGCAACAACCGCACCTGGGCCAACTACAGCGCCAACAGCGACCGGCACGGCCGGTTGCAGCAAAACGCCGGGGTCTCCGGCACCCTGCTGGC is part of the Serratia quinivorans genome and encodes:
- the hutH_2 gene encoding Histidine ammonia-lyase, whose amino-acid sequence is MHYPISVTLDNLPLRWQDVVAVARYQAPLNLSDAAWARIDNAQAIVQKIVASEQRAYGVNTGLGALCNQALHGEQLAQLSRNTLMSHACGVGEPLSDEQTRAIICCAIVNYCQGKSGIQRPVVEALLALLNRGITPRVPSQGSVGYLTHMAHVGVALLGLGEVSYRGQLVSAAQALAEEGIVPPQLGAKDGLCLVNGTPCMTGLSCLALADAWRLARWADVLAAMSFEALGGQIAAFDSEILALKPHPGMQRVGSNLRMLLNGSEMIAASKGIRTQDALSIRSIPQVHGACRDQIAHAERQIEIELNGNSDNPLLLGTPDNYRVMSQANPHGESVAMAADLLAIAIAELGGIAERRIDRLINPLVSGLPAFLVSEPGVNSGMMIAQYVAASLCAENRQLAQPCVVDNYVTSALQEDHLSLGTGAALRLHKALANVNQILAIEYLLAAQAFEFLQQHRFGDGTQRAWQRLRQTVAPYHQDRWLAPDIASSAALLQDEQALAEIAPTLL
- the fccB gene encoding Sulfide dehydrogenase [flavocytochrome c] flavoprotein chain precursor translates to MRNRIVIVGGGTGGTILANLLAAKLHREILNNKVELLMLSDSPVHYYKPAFMYVAFNAFFKQELTRSQQSLLRPEIKFIVDKAERFDLSQRVIHCQSGKQYSYDFLVFATGCVPWPDRIDGLAQAGDHFYQYQAARQLAQKLATIEKGRIFITVSFPETPNVPHQCGIAPIETTLMLDDYLRRRGVRKAIEIVYTYPSVSQLLRNCLFLQRPTAEALPGIFAARDIRHQRGFTLSRVDAQQKVAYSAEGEEQPFDILMATPPIRAVEAVRNTDLSEGNNGEGWLPTDHQTLQVYGQQGVYVIGDTVDLPVSKAGGSCHNQAPVIADNIVAELRLGQTVSHYDGKVQAIAQMGLQAGMPLVYDYRHDVLPTPSTKVGGMLRNGFNRGLYWATVRGLI
- the pyrG gene encoding CTP synthase produces the protein MTTNYIFVTGGVVSSLGKGIAAASLAAILEARGLNVTIMKLDPYINVDPGTMSPIQHGEVFVTEDGAETDLDLGHYERYIRTKMSRRNNFTTGRIYSDVLRKERRGDYLGATVQVIPHITNAIKERILEGGEGHDVVLVEVGGTVGDIESLPFLEAIRQMAVEVGREHTLYMHLTLVPYLAAAGEVKTKPTQHSVKELLSIGIQPDVLICRSDRAVPANERAKIALFCNVPEKAVISLKDVDSIYKIPGLLKSQGLDDYICKRFSLNAPEANLAEWEQVIYEEANPGGEVTIGMVGKYVELPDAYKSVIEALKHGGLKNRLTVNIKLIDSQDVETRGVEVLKGLDAILIPGGFGYRGVEGKVMTARYARENNIPYLGICLGMQVALMEFARNVVGMENANSTEFVPDCKYPVVALITEWRDEDGNVEVRTEESDLGGTMRVGGQQCHLTDNSLVRQMYGEPTIVERHRHRYEVNNMLLKQIEAAGLLVAGRSADNKLVEIIELPNHPWFVACQFHPEFTSTPRDGHPLFAGFVKAAGEYQKRQVK
- the mazG gene encoding Nucleoside triphosphate pyrophosphohydrolase, yielding MTSSTPLQRLLNIMKTLRDPQAGCPWDRKQTFATIAPYTLEETYEVLDAIERQDYGDLRDELGDLLFQVVFYAQMGQEQGLFDFDEVCNAISDKLERRHPHIFGEADAADSEAVAARWEQLKAGERAEKELHSALDDIPQALPALMKAHKIQKRCASVGFDWHTLGPVLDKVYEEIDEVMHEARQAVVDEQKLEEEIGDLLFATVNLSRHLGHKAENALQAANRKFERRFRQVEEIVKQRGLQMGEATLEQMEEAWQQVKRQEN
- the eno gene encoding Enolase; the protein is MSKIVKVIGREIIDSRGNPTVEAEVHLEGGFVGLAAAPSGASTGSREALELRDGDKSRFLGKGVLKAVAAVNGPIAQAVLGKDAKDQANIDKIMIDLDGTENKSQFGANAILAVSLAAAKAAAASKGMPLYEHIAELNGTPGKFSMPLPMMNIINGGEHADNNVDIQEFMIQPVGAKSLKEAVRIGSEVFHHLAKVLKAKGLNTAVGDEGGYAPNLGSNAEALAVIAEAVKAAGYELGKDVTLAMDCAASEFYKDGKYVLAGEGNKAFTSEEFTHFLEDLTKQYPIVSIEDGLDESDWDGFAYQTKVLGDKIQLVGDDLFVTNTKILKEGIEKGIANSILIKFNQIGSLTETLAAIKMAKDAGYTAVISHRSGETEDATIADLAVGTAAGQIKTGSMSRSDRVAKYNQLIRIEEALGSRAPFNGLKEVKGQ
- the mdeA gene encoding Methionine gamma-lyase, coding for MSVTFRHGFATRAIHHGYDPQQYLGALCPPVFMSSTFTFPTAEYGGACFDGTEPGYFYSRIANPTVNLLEQRIADLEGGEAAVAFASGMGAITACCWTLLSPGDELIVDETIYGCTFSYFHHGLARYGVKITHVDLTRPERLAAAIGPRTRLVYCETPANPNMRLVDIAAVAEIAHRQGALLLVDNTYCTPYLQRPLELGADIVVHSATKYIGGHGDLLAGLAVTRQDLAQDIRLVGLKDMNGAVLSAQDAALLLRGLKTLPLRMERHCDNAQRLAEMLAQHSAVERVYYPGLEDFPQYALAQRQMARPGGMLAFELKGGMAAGIRFLNGLNLILRAVSLGDCESLAQHPASMTHSAYSAEERQRHHISDGLVRLSAGLEDPDDLQADIRQALAQR